In a genomic window of Acidilobus saccharovorans 345-15:
- a CDS encoding alkaline phosphatase family protein → MKKLIYVVLDGAADGLNAPKSSLGTAFKPNIDRLASNAVCGLVYTVGKGIAPESDEAVISILGYDPHKYYTGRGPLEAVGAGIAFKEGEVALRSDLATVDPTTMRIIDRRAGRNVSDAEGKELAKAIDGMRLDYGHGVAHFVHTVAHRGVLVLSHDEIKLSANISNTDPAYEREGLISKARQSFEPYVLKSKALDPSDKGAVKAAELLNEFTEKAINTLDKHPVNEARRRAGKLPANAVLSRDAGDSLPKAPRISDLHGLNFASVTEMPVERGIAITFGLHDLHYETEGKSKEQILREEADLVINNLDKFDAFYIHLKGPDEPGHDGNYEAKRASIELIDKHFFSRLLSSINLDDALIIVTSDHSTPWYLKSHSDDPVPIMFSNPSIKEGHSKFDEVTCSRGSLGVLSSGTLIVPTALKIMKSIGMP, encoded by the coding sequence GTGAAGAAGCTAATTTATGTGGTCCTTGACGGAGCCGCTGATGGCCTTAACGCGCCCAAGAGCTCTCTTGGAACGGCATTTAAGCCAAACATAGACAGGCTGGCATCAAATGCCGTCTGCGGGCTCGTCTACACTGTAGGCAAGGGCATTGCGCCGGAGAGCGATGAAGCGGTTATAAGCATACTTGGCTATGACCCGCACAAGTACTACACGGGCCGTGGCCCCCTCGAGGCCGTGGGTGCTGGAATAGCATTCAAGGAAGGCGAAGTCGCACTGAGATCTGATCTAGCAACTGTAGATCCAACCACGATGAGAATAATAGACCGCAGGGCTGGCCGCAACGTATCTGACGCCGAGGGCAAGGAATTAGCTAAAGCCATAGATGGCATGAGGCTAGATTATGGACATGGAGTAGCGCACTTCGTCCACACTGTAGCGCATCGTGGAGTTCTCGTGCTAAGCCATGATGAAATAAAGCTCAGCGCCAACATAAGCAACACTGACCCTGCTTACGAGAGGGAGGGGCTCATAAGTAAAGCCAGGCAGAGCTTTGAGCCTTATGTCCTTAAGAGCAAGGCCCTTGACCCCTCCGACAAAGGCGCCGTTAAGGCGGCCGAGCTGCTTAATGAGTTCACGGAGAAGGCCATAAACACGCTAGACAAGCACCCAGTCAATGAGGCCAGAAGGAGGGCAGGCAAGCTGCCCGCTAACGCCGTGCTTTCAAGGGACGCCGGGGACAGCCTGCCAAAGGCGCCTAGGATAAGCGACCTTCACGGCCTCAACTTTGCCAGCGTAACTGAGATGCCAGTGGAGAGGGGTATTGCAATAACCTTCGGCTTACATGACCTGCACTACGAGACTGAAGGCAAAAGCAAGGAGCAGATACTTAGGGAGGAGGCGGACCTGGTTATAAACAACTTAGATAAGTTTGACGCGTTCTACATTCATTTAAAGGGCCCAGATGAGCCAGGTCATGATGGTAACTATGAGGCTAAGAGGGCCTCTATAGAGCTTATAGACAAACACTTCTTCTCGCGCCTCCTCAGCTCTATAAACCTTGATGACGCCCTAATTATAGTGACCTCTGATCACTCAACCCCCTGGTACCTTAAGAGTCATAGCGACGATCCAGTACCAATAATGTTCTCCAACCCATCTATAAAGGAAGGTCATAGCAAATTTGACGAGGTCACCTGTTCCAGGGGATCGCTCGGGGTGCTCAGCAGCGGAACGCTCATAGTGCCCACTGCCTTAAAAATTATGAAGTCCATTGGGATGCCTTAA
- a CDS encoding KEOPS complex subunit Pcc1, producing the protein MDSSPASVSLQIIVSRNDVDMVAVARALQPDNIRAPKDLKIACEPVDDETLVCNIEVSPAEDPAKILTLRNTFDDLIINMKAAIDSLAKASKFTR; encoded by the coding sequence ATGGATTCCTCGCCAGCATCAGTAAGTTTGCAAATTATAGTGTCGCGCAATGATGTTGATATGGTCGCCGTGGCCAGAGCCTTACAGCCCGATAACATAAGGGCTCCGAAGGATCTTAAGATAGCCTGCGAGCCTGTTGATGATGAGACTCTCGTCTGCAACATAGAGGTTTCACCGGCTGAGGACCCCGCAAAGATACTGACGCTAAGAAACACCTTTGATGACCTCATTATTAACATGAAGGCAGCCATAGATTCCCTGGCGAAGGCTTCTAAATTTACAAGGTAG
- a CDS encoding 30S ribosomal protein S15 — protein MHKKSRKGQSHSTRPAHPRPPSWLSLTPDEIETIIEQLAQKGYTPSQIGLILRDQFGVPLVKPILGKNITDVLKERGLEPKIPEDLFNLMKRAVNLRRHLQEHPKDFDSKRGLILVESRIRRLVRYYKEVGKLPSDWEYDPERARLLVAGSS, from the coding sequence ATGCACAAGAAGAGCAGGAAGGGTCAATCACACTCCACAAGGCCCGCTCACCCGAGGCCTCCGTCATGGCTGTCTCTCACGCCTGACGAGATAGAGACCATAATTGAGCAGCTGGCGCAGAAGGGGTACACGCCAAGTCAGATAGGCTTAATACTTAGGGATCAGTTTGGAGTCCCGCTAGTGAAGCCCATACTTGGCAAGAACATAACTGACGTGCTAAAGGAGAGAGGCCTTGAGCCCAAGATACCTGAGGACCTCTTCAACCTCATGAAGAGGGCGGTAAACCTAAGGAGGCACCTCCAGGAGCATCCCAAGGACTTTGACAGCAAGCGTGGCTTGATACTCGTAGAGTCAAGGATAAGGAGGCTTGTGAGGTACTATAAGGAGGTAGGCAAGCTGCCGTCTGACTGGGAGTATGACCCAGAGAGGGCCAGACTCTTGGTCGCAGGCTCCTCGTAG
- a CDS encoding 30S ribosomal protein S3ae → MPRPKVATRESWRIKKWYDVVAPESLGGMVIASVPALDPSYLPGRTVEITLYDITGDFTHVNTKLKFQIYGVDGTTAKTFVKGVELMRDYLRSLTRRKSSKIALIHKLTTKDGVTVRVTAVTWTQFRCKSSQKRSIRLLMKEVLESKVPQMTFDDFVKAAVFSDQEGSLAQEITARVRKICSIRKVEIAKVKVLTPPSYATSIAAVPTAQQAVKAGQQSAVVS, encoded by the coding sequence ATGCCAAGGCCAAAAGTGGCTACAAGGGAGAGCTGGAGGATAAAGAAGTGGTATGATGTAGTGGCACCCGAGTCCCTCGGAGGCATGGTAATAGCCTCTGTTCCAGCACTGGACCCCTCTTACCTGCCGGGAAGAACGGTAGAGATAACACTTTACGACATAACTGGCGATTTCACGCATGTTAACACCAAGCTAAAGTTCCAAATATACGGCGTTGATGGGACTACCGCAAAGACTTTCGTTAAGGGCGTAGAACTTATGAGAGATTACCTAAGAAGCCTTACAAGGAGGAAGAGCAGTAAGATAGCTCTCATACATAAGCTTACAACCAAAGACGGTGTAACGGTGAGAGTAACTGCAGTAACGTGGACCCAGTTTAGGTGCAAAAGCAGTCAGAAGCGCTCTATAAGGCTTCTCATGAAGGAAGTGCTTGAAAGCAAGGTACCTCAGATGACATTTGACGACTTCGTCAAGGCCGCCGTGTTCAGCGACCAGGAGGGCAGCCTGGCGCAAGAAATAACGGCGAGAGTGAGAAAGATATGCTCTATAAGGAAAGTCGAGATAGCTAAGGTAAAGGTTCTCACACCACCCTCTTACGCTACCTCGATAGCAGCTGTGCCAACGGCTCAGCAGGCCGTGAAGGCAGGCCAGCAAAGCGCCGTAGTTTCTTAA
- a CDS encoding transcription elongation factor, S-II like-protein, protein MKFCPRCGGVMVPVKKGDKTILKCTRCGYEMALDKSSERDYKGASKADEKKVLTTTVVSKEVQQNKEESKEELEQAKEDYYELVLDEMGEYGDQTS, encoded by the coding sequence ATGAAGTTCTGTCCCAGATGTGGAGGCGTCATGGTTCCAGTTAAGAAGGGGGATAAGACCATACTTAAGTGCACCAGGTGCGGTTATGAAATGGCGCTTGACAAGTCAAGCGAGAGGGATTACAAGGGTGCCTCCAAGGCTGACGAGAAGAAGGTGCTGACGACTACCGTCGTTAGTAAGGAGGTTCAGCAGAACAAAGAGGAGAGCAAAGAGGAGCTAGAGCAGGCCAAAGAAGATTATTACGAGCTTGTGCTCGATGAAATGGGCGAATATGGGGATCAGACCTCGTGA
- the amrS gene encoding AmmeMemoRadiSam system radical SAM enzyme, with amino-acid sequence MNNEQKPNLREAKFWEPLADRKGWVKCNLCHRRCLIAPGRWGACGVRRNLDGRLYTYVYGLLTAYNLDPIEKKPLSHFNPGSEVLSISTVGCDFYCQFCQNWEISQSRLEKGLYGEYRSPDDVVRDAINVGADGISYTYNEPTIMYEYMYDVAVRAKKFGLFNTMVTNGYMTPEAVDEIGSYMDAATVDFKGGGNKEFYRKFMGVPDPEPIFETLKAMKEKGIWIEITNLVVPKYGDNEDDIRKLARWIVDNLGDRVPFHLLKFYPEYKMIDLESTPVKTLERLAKAAKEEGLKYVYIGNVPGHPLEHTYCPSCGYPVIERYGFYVTAWRLTKDNRCPRCGAKIDIVGAFRNKAGAASIPLM; translated from the coding sequence ATGAACAACGAGCAGAAGCCTAACCTGAGGGAAGCTAAGTTCTGGGAGCCCCTTGCAGACAGGAAGGGCTGGGTCAAGTGCAACCTCTGCCACAGGCGCTGCCTAATAGCGCCAGGGAGGTGGGGCGCCTGTGGCGTTAGGAGGAACCTAGATGGAAGGCTTTACACCTACGTGTACGGGCTCCTCACGGCTTATAATCTGGATCCCATAGAGAAGAAGCCTCTGAGCCACTTTAACCCAGGGAGTGAGGTGCTAAGCATATCCACCGTTGGCTGCGACTTCTACTGCCAGTTCTGCCAGAACTGGGAGATAAGCCAGAGCAGGCTTGAGAAGGGCCTTTACGGCGAGTACCGCTCCCCTGATGATGTTGTCAGAGATGCCATCAATGTTGGCGCTGACGGTATCTCATACACCTATAATGAGCCAACAATAATGTATGAGTACATGTATGACGTGGCTGTCCGCGCCAAAAAGTTTGGCCTCTTCAACACTATGGTCACCAATGGCTACATGACGCCTGAGGCTGTGGATGAGATCGGAAGTTACATGGATGCCGCCACAGTGGACTTCAAGGGCGGCGGCAACAAAGAGTTCTATAGGAAGTTCATGGGAGTGCCGGACCCTGAGCCGATATTTGAGACCCTTAAGGCCATGAAAGAGAAAGGTATATGGATTGAGATCACGAACCTTGTGGTCCCAAAGTACGGTGATAACGAGGACGACATAAGGAAGCTTGCGAGATGGATAGTCGATAACCTAGGCGACCGGGTGCCCTTCCACTTACTAAAGTTTTACCCTGAGTATAAGATGATAGACCTTGAAAGCACTCCTGTCAAGACGCTTGAGAGGTTGGCCAAGGCAGCCAAAGAGGAGGGCCTCAAGTATGTCTATATAGGCAACGTACCCGGTCATCCACTGGAACATACTTATTGCCCCAGCTGCGGCTACCCCGTGATAGAAAGGTATGGCTTTTATGTAACCGCGTGGCGTCTTACCAAGGACAACAGATGTCCCAGGTGTGGGGCCAAGATTGATATAGTTGGCGCCTTTAGAAATAAAGCTGGAGCAGCCTCTATACCACTAATGTGA
- a CDS encoding haloacid dehalogenase: MLAMDVKDMIPSVVESADRFLKSLDSDREEIVKTSRDVIRYSGWSITYLHQGDIAKAKENLDKCEDLTRRMLDLSSAHPELAYSGLVYNAVSEYVEAKLFYSIVVEGKVPSFEELKVHPVPYLQGLGDVVGELRRLALEKLRQGDIDLAWKLLEIMEAIYTSMRSLDYPDSVLPGVRHKVDVARSLIDDTKAILVDIQSREELKRALAEARRV; this comes from the coding sequence GTGCTCGCAATGGATGTGAAGGATATGATACCTTCGGTTGTTGAAAGCGCCGACAGGTTCCTTAAATCGTTAGACTCGGACAGAGAAGAGATAGTCAAAACGTCAAGAGATGTCATAAGGTACAGCGGCTGGAGCATTACCTACCTACATCAGGGTGATATAGCCAAAGCTAAGGAAAATCTGGACAAGTGCGAGGATCTCACCAGAAGAATGCTTGACCTTTCCTCCGCCCATCCTGAGCTTGCGTACTCTGGACTAGTATATAATGCAGTAAGTGAGTACGTGGAGGCCAAACTCTTTTACTCTATAGTAGTCGAAGGTAAAGTTCCCAGCTTTGAGGAACTCAAAGTACATCCAGTGCCTTATCTGCAGGGGCTAGGTGATGTGGTTGGAGAACTTAGAAGGCTCGCGCTTGAAAAGTTAAGACAAGGCGACATTGATCTTGCATGGAAGCTCTTAGAAATCATGGAGGCCATATATACTTCGATGAGATCTCTCGACTATCCTGATTCCGTGCTTCCCGGAGTTAGACATAAGGTCGACGTTGCAAGAAGCCTTATAGACGACACTAAAGCGATTCTGGTTGACATCCAGTCTAGAGAAGAACTTAAAAGAGCATTAGCTGAGGCTAGAAGGGTCTAA
- a CDS encoding 50S ribosomal protein L40e, whose amino-acid sequence MPVTDPELVKIVQDRVFNVLICRKCGAHNPPGATKCRRCHSKDLRPKRKELAKVKAA is encoded by the coding sequence ATGCCAGTAACTGACCCAGAGCTGGTTAAGATCGTCCAGGATAGGGTGTTCAATGTACTTATATGCAGGAAGTGCGGTGCTCATAACCCTCCGGGCGCCACTAAGTGCAGGAGGTGCCATAGTAAGGATCTGAGGCCTAAGAGGAAGGAGCTGGCTAAGGTAAAGGCCGCCTAA
- a CDS encoding 30S ribosomal protein S26e, with translation MPKKRESRGRRKGDKGKSKMIQCDNCGRLVPEDKAICVTRNYSPVDPQLAAELEKKGAIIPRYPVTKCYCISCAIHYGLVKIRPEDERKPRLNLI, from the coding sequence ATGCCAAAGAAAAGGGAGAGCAGAGGAAGAAGAAAAGGCGATAAGGGCAAATCTAAGATGATTCAGTGCGACAACTGCGGAAGGCTTGTTCCTGAGGATAAGGCTATCTGCGTCACAAGGAATTACTCTCCCGTCGACCCACAGCTTGCCGCAGAACTTGAAAAGAAGGGAGCTATAATACCTAGGTACCCGGTCACCAAGTGCTACTGCATAAGTTGTGCCATACACTATGGCCTAGTTAAGATAAGGCCTGAAGACGAAAGAAAGCCAAGACTGAACTTAATCTAA
- the rpl18a gene encoding 50S ribosomal protein L18Ae, which yields MSSDTRPKVYLVEGQMMLSHDKFPEWHKFKVFVRSVKERDALERVYSELGSRHKLKRYHIRILSVKEIPLEQVTDAHILSLAEATRVK from the coding sequence ATGAGCAGCGACACGAGGCCGAAGGTATACCTGGTAGAGGGCCAGATGATGCTATCTCATGATAAGTTCCCGGAATGGCATAAATTTAAGGTATTTGTAAGATCAGTCAAGGAAAGGGATGCTCTCGAAAGAGTCTACTCAGAGCTAGGGAGCAGGCATAAGCTGAAGAGGTATCATATAAGGATTCTCAGTGTGAAGGAAATTCCCTTAGAACAGGTGACAGATGCACATATACTCTCCCTAGCAGAGGCTACCAGGGTGAAGTAA
- the pfdA gene encoding prefoldin subunit alpha — translation MAEQQKRVVTLDDLVAQLDAIRAEVSNLRDLLTQLVAQRDSVTRTKEGLDAIARSPEGSPVLFPLSSGYEALVEATPSDRNKVIIHLGADIYAKLDVTEGLKVLSEREGELNKLINEVSQRLAQLESLEAQYESVIQQAVASAQQGRTRQG, via the coding sequence TTGGCTGAGCAGCAAAAGCGCGTCGTGACACTTGACGACCTAGTGGCTCAGCTAGACGCAATAAGGGCCGAAGTTTCAAACTTAAGGGACCTCCTCACTCAGCTGGTAGCTCAGAGGGACTCAGTCACCAGGACCAAGGAAGGCCTTGACGCGATAGCCAGGTCCCCTGAGGGCTCCCCAGTGCTCTTCCCGTTGAGCAGCGGCTACGAGGCCCTGGTAGAGGCAACGCCAAGCGACAGAAATAAGGTGATAATTCATCTTGGGGCGGACATATACGCAAAGCTTGATGTAACCGAGGGCCTTAAGGTTCTGAGCGAGCGGGAGGGCGAGCTTAACAAGTTAATAAATGAGGTGAGCCAGAGGCTCGCCCAGCTGGAGTCCCTGGAGGCCCAATATGAAAGCGTGATCCAGCAGGCCGTGGCCTCAGCCCAGCAGGGCAGGACCAGGCAGGGTTGA
- the ftsY gene encoding signal recognition particle-docking protein FtsY, which translates to MFDKLRSALKGFAASIKEAVEKKELSEKDLETPLEELMINLVEADVAYDVAESIVMELRTKLIGSKVPRGINVEDYVLNSLKSYIATLFSNGIDLVSEAKRKCSSGLPYVITFFGVNGVGKTTTIAKVAYMLKSSGLTPVIAAADTFRAGAQEQLRTHAERLGVAFIGGSYGADPASVAYNAINYAKNRRVCAVLIDTAGRMHVDADLMSELKKIVRVANPDLRVLVVDSLTGNDAVEQAKSFNENVGIDAIILTKLDADLKGGVAISVAATTKKPVIYVGVGQNYSDLRPFSPNYIISAIFGN; encoded by the coding sequence GTGTTCGATAAGCTGAGAAGCGCGTTGAAGGGCTTCGCGGCATCTATAAAGGAGGCTGTTGAGAAGAAAGAACTGAGCGAGAAAGACCTGGAAACCCCCTTGGAGGAGCTTATGATTAACCTCGTCGAAGCGGACGTAGCCTATGATGTTGCAGAATCCATAGTCATGGAGCTTAGGACTAAGCTTATTGGAAGTAAGGTACCAAGAGGCATCAATGTAGAGGATTACGTCTTAAATTCTCTTAAGAGCTACATAGCTACGTTATTCAGCAACGGCATCGACCTAGTGTCCGAGGCTAAGAGGAAGTGCAGCTCAGGGCTGCCCTACGTGATAACGTTCTTCGGAGTAAATGGAGTTGGAAAAACGACAACTATTGCAAAGGTAGCCTACATGCTAAAAAGCTCGGGGCTGACTCCAGTTATAGCTGCCGCTGATACCTTCAGGGCAGGGGCCCAGGAACAGCTGAGAACGCATGCTGAGAGGCTAGGGGTTGCATTTATAGGTGGCAGCTACGGCGCTGATCCTGCAAGCGTGGCCTACAACGCCATAAATTATGCTAAGAATAGAAGGGTGTGCGCTGTTCTAATCGACACGGCCGGCAGGATGCACGTAGATGCCGATCTAATGTCCGAACTTAAGAAGATAGTCAGGGTAGCTAATCCTGACCTGAGAGTACTGGTGGTCGATTCCCTTACAGGTAACGACGCTGTTGAACAGGCAAAGAGCTTTAACGAGAACGTGGGCATCGACGCTATAATACTCACCAAGTTGGACGCGGACCTAAAGGGGGGCGTAGCCATATCTGTTGCAGCAACCACCAAGAAACCCGTGATTTACGTAGGTGTAGGGCAAAACTACAGCGACCTAAGGCCTTTCAGCCCAAATTATATAATTAGTGCGATATTTGGTAATTAA
- a CDS encoding HPP family protein yields MSSPVYVVKPNDTLAHARNLMLKKDIGRLVVVNESEKPVGVITMTDIIDSLYGSNYYRPLDDIKVSEAMSKNIITIDQNKSLRTAASLMMRHKVGGLPVVDKDGKLAGIITRTDVVRAYGDRYEGKLKVLDIMRTDFPKASPTHSIYYLAKLIESSPVRKVVIVDSDGRPIGVVSKKDLAFAYMPSALFMARGKDRYIKNKVVDPLKDKIVSLRSYLVPVAEDIMSKELITAKGDEDSAAVARSMSAERIGCVPVIDDAGKLIGIVTKQDIVQLAARVL; encoded by the coding sequence ATGAGCAGTCCAGTCTATGTCGTAAAACCTAACGATACGCTTGCTCATGCCAGAAATCTGATGCTCAAGAAAGACATAGGGAGGCTTGTCGTTGTAAATGAGTCAGAGAAGCCTGTTGGAGTTATAACCATGACCGATATCATAGACTCGCTCTACGGCTCGAATTATTATAGACCCCTCGATGACATAAAGGTCTCCGAGGCTATGAGCAAGAATATAATAACCATAGATCAAAACAAGAGCCTTAGAACTGCGGCCTCGCTCATGATGAGACACAAAGTAGGTGGGCTTCCAGTAGTTGATAAGGATGGAAAGCTTGCGGGTATAATCACCCGCACAGATGTAGTAAGAGCCTATGGAGATAGGTACGAGGGCAAACTAAAGGTCCTGGACATCATGAGAACGGACTTCCCTAAGGCCAGCCCTACCCATAGCATATATTACTTAGCAAAGCTGATAGAGTCGAGCCCAGTGCGCAAAGTAGTAATTGTGGACAGCGACGGAAGGCCCATAGGCGTGGTCTCTAAGAAGGACCTAGCCTTTGCCTATATGCCGTCGGCCCTCTTCATGGCCAGGGGCAAGGACAGGTATATAAAAAACAAGGTCGTAGACCCACTCAAGGATAAGATAGTGAGCCTTAGGAGTTACTTAGTGCCAGTAGCCGAGGATATAATGTCAAAGGAGCTTATAACGGCCAAGGGCGATGAGGATTCCGCAGCAGTTGCAAGGTCTATGTCAGCTGAAAGAATAGGCTGCGTACCCGTGATCGACGATGCAGGAAAGTTAATTGGAATAGTTACCAAGCAAGACATAGTGCAACTGGCAGCCAGAGTTCTTTAA
- a CDS encoding CBS domain-containing protein → MNRQNNLRLSRSAKVVSTVGVRRWEGTKYLRADSEPNWSQRVKEKEGDIISIASKPAISITFTSTILEALELMYSKRVRGLVVVDSSNKLRGTIMATDIVNYLGGGKLYSIVEQRHKRDVFSALRSESVESLMNPTPLYATTSSKLSEVLRIMVLNGIGLVPIILSDGTPYGVVTEHDLVRYLVNKDVNVKVKDVMTTSLVAAFETDSLKRAAQLMSLYGFRRIPVLSSDGSYLVGVVSAMDFISYFGSHEAFEKLSSYDIEDVLSTRVSEIMSKDVATINEDADIAEAASLMNARNTNSLIVVDQNNEVKGIVTERDVLISIALR, encoded by the coding sequence GTGAACAGACAGAACAATCTCAGACTATCGAGGAGCGCCAAGGTAGTGTCTACAGTGGGAGTTCGCAGGTGGGAAGGCACTAAATATCTTAGAGCTGACTCCGAGCCTAACTGGAGCCAGAGGGTCAAGGAAAAGGAGGGCGACATCATTTCGATAGCGTCAAAGCCCGCCATATCTATAACCTTCACTAGCACAATACTAGAGGCCCTGGAGCTTATGTATTCAAAGAGAGTGAGGGGGCTAGTGGTCGTCGATTCAAGTAACAAGCTGAGGGGCACCATTATGGCAACTGACATCGTGAATTACCTGGGAGGAGGGAAGCTTTACTCTATAGTAGAGCAACGTCATAAGAGGGACGTATTTAGCGCATTGAGGTCCGAGAGCGTTGAAAGCCTTATGAACCCGACACCTCTTTATGCTACCACCTCGTCAAAGCTCTCAGAGGTCCTTAGGATAATGGTGCTCAATGGTATAGGCCTCGTACCTATAATTTTAAGCGATGGCACGCCTTACGGAGTAGTTACAGAACATGACCTAGTAAGATACCTTGTAAACAAAGATGTCAATGTCAAAGTAAAGGACGTTATGACAACCAGCTTAGTTGCGGCATTTGAAACTGACTCTCTTAAGAGGGCTGCGCAGCTGATGTCTTTATATGGATTCAGGAGGATACCTGTGCTCTCCTCGGACGGCTCCTACCTGGTTGGCGTTGTAAGCGCTATGGACTTTATCTCATACTTTGGATCTCACGAGGCTTTTGAGAAGCTATCTAGCTATGACATAGAAGACGTGCTCTCCACCAGGGTTTCAGAAATTATGAGCAAGGACGTCGCCACTATTAACGAAGACGCTGATATTGCAGAGGCGGCTTCACTGATGAATGCCCGTAACACCAACAGCCTCATAGTTGTAGATCAGAATAACGAAGTTAAGGGTATAGTTACAGAGAGGGATGTACTTATCTCAATTGCCTTGAGGTGA
- a CDS encoding CBS domain-containing protein translates to MLSDAKKKSSSLGKIGELKILNVIDLGRSSKISVNPQTKLSEVRRIVREEAVRSVAVVDNDGRLLGIITRGTILTVASSKTEAVAGSLAEQPLVTLRPDQSVKEAVSLMIKADEWASPIVGLDGRFLGFFTFDDLISLAANYCKDDLKDLVIENYMTKGPVAAEEDEFISKIWNKMRELRYAGLPVVDSNGRLVGMITQYDLISKGYSRIHLESEAGASRGPRVKDVMTRGPIYLFPWSTVYEVVSLMSRHGYGRIPIVNSSKELKLVGIIDREDIARLVTR, encoded by the coding sequence GTGCTATCAGACGCAAAGAAAAAAAGTTCCTCATTAGGCAAGATAGGCGAACTTAAGATATTGAACGTTATTGATTTAGGCCGTTCCTCCAAGATTTCAGTAAACCCACAGACGAAGCTCTCAGAAGTAAGAAGGATCGTGCGGGAGGAAGCCGTTAGGAGCGTTGCTGTAGTCGACAATGATGGCAGATTGCTTGGCATCATAACTAGGGGCACCATACTCACTGTGGCGTCCTCCAAAACTGAGGCCGTGGCTGGTTCCCTGGCCGAGCAACCCCTAGTTACTTTAAGGCCCGACCAGTCTGTTAAGGAGGCAGTGTCCCTTATGATAAAGGCTGATGAGTGGGCATCACCAATAGTTGGCCTTGATGGCCGCTTCCTTGGCTTCTTTACATTTGATGACCTGATCTCGCTGGCAGCCAACTATTGTAAGGATGACCTTAAAGATCTTGTGATTGAGAATTACATGACTAAGGGACCCGTCGCCGCTGAAGAGGATGAATTCATCTCTAAGATATGGAATAAGATGCGGGAGCTTAGGTATGCGGGTCTCCCAGTAGTTGATTCCAATGGGAGGCTCGTAGGTATGATAACGCAGTATGACCTAATTAGCAAAGGTTACAGCAGAATACACCTTGAGAGCGAGGCTGGAGCATCACGGGGGCCTCGCGTTAAGGACGTTATGACGCGGGGACCCATTTATCTGTTCCCTTGGTCCACAGTCTACGAAGTCGTGAGCCTAATGTCAAGGCACGGCTACGGAAGGATCCCCATAGTTAATTCCAGTAAGGAACTTAAACTAGTAGGCATCATTGATAGAGAAGACATAGCCAGGCTGGTGACGAGGTGA